One window of Acidimicrobiales bacterium genomic DNA carries:
- a CDS encoding STAS domain-containing protein, whose amino-acid sequence MVQSGQHRAVVAESEPRRLWSGGVGPAHGEVRAEPRGDVVAAVIEGSLCLVTSAGVVTAIEDLLDDVDGQLIIDLSDVSFCDAHGARSLMGLRQHCEDHDVELVLTDPSAPVVRIFDRTRISQSFDVDDEGKRWRPRGTVAGPGRRVEPRRREERGEGG is encoded by the coding sequence ATGGTTCAGTCAGGCCAGCACCGGGCGGTGGTGGCGGAGTCCGAACCGCGCCGATTGTGGTCGGGAGGCGTCGGTCCGGCCCATGGCGAGGTCCGGGCTGAGCCGCGCGGCGATGTCGTCGCGGCGGTCATCGAGGGCAGCCTGTGTCTGGTTACCTCCGCAGGTGTCGTCACGGCGATCGAGGACCTGCTCGACGATGTTGACGGGCAGTTGATCATCGACCTGTCCGATGTCTCGTTCTGCGACGCCCACGGCGCGCGTTCGCTGATGGGTCTGCGTCAGCACTGCGAAGACCACGACGTGGAACTCGTTCTGACGGATCCGAGTGCGCCGGTTGTGCGGATCTTCGACCGGACCCGTATCTCGCAGTCTTTCGACGTGGACGACGAGGGGAAGCGGTGGCGGCCGCGCGGGACGGTGGCGGGGCCGGGCAGGCGGGTCGAGCCGCGGCGAAGGGAAGAGCGCGGAGAAGGAGGTTGA